In one window of Meleagris gallopavo isolate NT-WF06-2002-E0010 breed Aviagen turkey brand Nicholas breeding stock chromosome 12, Turkey_5.1, whole genome shotgun sequence DNA:
- the LOC100539104 gene encoding unconventional myosin-Va, with protein MEENCSDNLLSHNAEMCDQTFLAIVFGPCDKCSNEKPLRAVYIKSEQLSYCSLCVEMDKDKYQFGKTKIFFRAGQVAYLEKIRADKLRAACIRIQKTIRGWLMRKKYMRMRKAAITIQRYVRGYQARCYAKFLRRTRAAIIIQKFQRMYVVRKRYQCMRDATIALQALLRGYLVRNKYQMMLREHKSIIIQKHVRGWLARVHYHRTLKAIVYLQCCYRRMMAKRELKKLKIEARSVERYKKLHIGLENKIMQLQRKIDEQNKEYKSLLEKMNNLEITYSTETEKLRSDVERLRMSEEEAKNATNRVLSLQEEIAKLRKELHQTQTEKKTIEEWADKYKHETEQLVSELKEQNTLLKTEKEELNRRIHDQAKEITETMEKKLVEETKQLELDLNDERLRYQNLLNEFSRLEERYDDLKDEMNLMVSIPKPGHKRTDSTHSSNESEYTFSSEITEAEDLPLRMEQEPSEKKAPLDMSLFLKLQKRVTELEQEKQSLQDELDRKEEQALRAKAKEEERPPIRGAELEYESLKRQELESENKKLKNELNELQKALTETRSPEVTAPGAPAYRVLLDQLTSVSEELEVRKEEVLILRSQLVSQKEAIQPKNTMTDSTILLEDVQKMKDKGEIAQAYIGLKETNRQSPQDYHMLNEDGELWLVYEGLKQANRLLESQLQSQKKSHENELESLRGEIQSLKEENNRQQQLLAQNLQLPPEARIEASLQHEITRLTNENLFYEELYADEPKKYQSYRISLYKRMIDLMEQLEKQDKTVRKLKKQLKVFAKKIGELEVGQMENISPGQIIDEPIHPVNIPRKEKDFQGMLEYKKEDEQKLVKNLILELKPRGVAVNLIPGLPAYILFMCVRHADYLNDDQKVRSLLTSTINGIKKVLKKRGDDFETVSFWLSNTCRFLHCLKQYSGEEGFMKHNTPRQNEHCLTNFDLAEYRQVLSDLAIQIYQQLVRVLENILQPMIVSGMLEHETIQGVSGVKPTGLRKRTSSIADEGTYTLDSIIRQLNSFHSVMCQHGMDPELIKQVVKQMFYIIGAVTLNNLLLRKDMCSWSKGMQIRYNVSQLEEWLRDKNLMNSGAKETLEPLIQAAQLLQVKKKTDEDAEAICSMCNALTTAQIVKVLNLYTPVNEFEERVLVSFIRTIQLRLRDRKDSPQLLMDAKHIFPVTFPFNPSSLALETIQIPASLGLGFISRV; from the exons GACAAGGATAAGTACCAGTTTGgtaagacaaaaatatttttccgGGCTGGTCAAGTAGCCTATCTTGAAAAAATAAGGGCAGATAAGTTGAGAGCTGCCTGTATCCGCATCCAAAAGACAATCCGAGGTTGGCTGATGAGAAAGAAGTACATGCGCATGAGGAAGGCTGCCATCACCATTCAGAGATATGTCAGAGGGTACCAAGCACGATG CTATGCCAAGTTCCTACGGAGGACACGGGCTGCCATCATTATTCAGAAGTTCCAGCGCATGTATGTGGTCCGCAAAAGATACCAGTGCATGCGAGATGCTACTATTGCTCTTCAGGCTCTCTTAAGAGGTTACTTGGTCAGAAACAAGTACCAAATG ATGCTTCGAGAGCACAAGTCTATCATTATTCAGAAACATGTAAGAGGCTGGCTGGCTCGAGTGCACTACCATAGGACCTTGAAGGCAATCGTGTACTTGCAATGCTGTTACCGGCGCATGATGGCCAAGAGGGagctgaagaaactgaagataGAGGCTCGGTCTGTGGAACGCTACAAGAAGCTTCACATTGGCTTGGAGAACAAGATCATGCAGCTGCAGCGGAAAATTGATGAACAG AACAAAGAGTACAAATCTCTGCTGGAGAAGATGAATAACCTGGAGATCACATACAGTACAGAGACAGAGAAGCTTCGGAGTGATGTGGAGAGGCTTCGTATGAGTGAAGAGGAAGCTAAGAATGCAACCAATCGTGTTCTCAGCCTTCAGGAGGAGATTGCCAAGCTCCGGAAGGAGCTGCACCAGACTCAGACTGAGAAGAAGACAATTGAGGAATGGGCAGACAAATACAAACATGAAACTGAGCAG CTGGTATCAGAACTGAAAGAGCAGAACAcattactgaaaacagaaaaggaggagCTGAACCGCCGCATCCATGACCAAGCAAAGGAGATAACAG AGACAATGGAGAAGAAGCTAGTGGAGGAAACGAAGCAGTTGGAGCTAGACCTGAATGATGAAAGGTTACGGTATCAGAACCTGCTGAATGAGTTCAGCCGCTTGGAGGAGCGGTATGATGATCTCAAGGATGAAATGAACTTAATGGTG AGCATCCCCAAGCCTGGACACAAAAGAACGGATTCAACTCACAGTAGCAATGAATCTGAATATACTTTTAGCTCTGAGATCACAGAAGCAGAAGACTTACCATTGAGGATGGAg CAGGAGCCAAGTGAGAAAAAGGCGCCATTGGACATGTCTCTGTTCCTCAAGCTGCAGAAACGGGTTACGGAGCTGGAGCAAGAAAAGCAATCCCTGCAGGATGAACTggacagaaaggaagaacaggCTCTTCGTGCCAAAGCTAAG gaggaggaaaggccTCCAATAAGAGGTGCAGAGTTGGAGTATGAATCGCTCAAG CGTCAAGAGCTTGAATCTGAGAATAAAAAACTGAAGAATGAGTTGAACGAGCTGCAGAAGGCCCTCACAGAAACACGATCCCCAGAAGTAACTGCTCCTGGTGCTCCAGCATACAGAGTTCTCCTGGATCAGCTGACTTCAGTAAGCGAAGAACTGGAAGTACGGAAGGAAGAAGTGCTTATCCTGAGGTCTCAGTTGGTTAGCCAGAAAGAAGCTATTCAACCCAAG aatacCATGACAGATTCTACAATCCTCTTGGAGGAtgtgcagaagatgaaagacaaaGGGGAAATAGCACAGGCATATATTGGACTGAAGGAAACAAACAG GCAATCTCCCCAGGACTATCATATGCTGAATGAGGACGGAGAACTTTGGCTGGTTTATGAAGGGTTAAAACAAGCCAACAG GCTGCTGGAGTCTCAGCTGCAGTCGCAGAAGAAGAGCCACGAGAATGAGCTGGAGTCACTGCGAGGTGAGATCCAAAgtctgaaggaagaaaacaatcgccagcagcagctcttggcACAGAATCTGCAGCTGCCCCCAGAGGCCCGCATTGAAGCCAGTCTGCAGCATGAGATCACCCGGCTGACAAATGAGAACTTG ttttatgAGGAGTTGTATGCAGATGAACCCAAGAAGTATCAATCGTACCGGATTTCCCTTTACAAACGGATGATT GATTTGATGGAACAACTTGAAAAGCAAGACAAAACTGTTCGCAAATTAAAGAAGCAATTGAAAGTATTTGCTAAGAAGATTGGTGAACTTGAAG TGGGTCAGATGGAGAACATATCACCTGGACAAATCATTGATGAACCTATTCATCCAGTTAACATTCCACGGAAGGAAAAAGACTTCCAGGGGATGTTAGAATATAAGAAGGAGGATGAACAGAAACTAGTCAAGAACCTTATATTAG AGCTGAAACCACGTGGGGTAGCAGTCAACCTGATTCCAGGACTACCAGCATATATTTTGTTCATGTGTGTACGCCATGCAGATTACCTTAACGATGACCAGAAAGTGCGTTCATTGTTGACTTCCACTATCAATGGCATCAAAAAAGTGCTGAAG aaaagAGGTGATGACTTCGAAACGGTGTCTTTCTGGCTGTCCAACACCTGCCGGTTCTTGCATTGCTTGAAGCAGTACAGCGGAGAAGAG GGGTTTATGAAGCATAATACACCTCGTCAGAATGAGCACTGCCTCACTAATTTTGACTTAGCTGAATACAGACAAGTCCTGAGTGACTTGGCTATTCAGATCTACCAACAACTGGTCCGAGTGTTGGAGAACATTCTGCAACCAATGATTG TTTCTGGAATGCTGGAGCATGAAACTATCCAAGGTGTCTCAGGGGTGAAACCGACAGGGCTGCGGAAGAGAACATCCAGCATTGCTGATGAAGGAACCTACACTTTGGACTCCATTATTCGACAGCTGAACTCTTTCCATTCTGTGATGTGTCAGCATGGAATGGATCCAGAGCTGATCAAACAGGTTGTCAAGCAGATGTTCTACATCATTGGAGCTGTAACACTTAATAATCTTCTCCTGCGCAAGGACATGTGTTCATGGAGCAAGGGAATGCAGATAAG GTACAATGTGAGTCAACTTGAAGAATGGCTACGTGATAAAAATTTGATGAACAGTGGGGCCAAAGAGACACTGGAGCCCCTCATACAGGCTGCACAGTTGTTGcaagtgaagaagaaaacagatgaagatGCAGAAGCCATTTGTTCAATGTGCAATGCACTGACTACTGCCCAA ATTGTAAAAGTACTGAACTTATATACTCCAGTGAATGAATTCGAAGAGAGAGTCTTGGTATCATTTATACGTACAATACAG CTGCGTCTGCGAGACAGGAAGGACTCTCCTCAACTGCTCATGGATGCCAAACACATCTTTCCTGTTACTTTTCCATTTAATCCATCCTCCCTGGCATTAGAAACCATCCAGATCCCAGCCAGTTTGGGGCTGGGCTTCATATCACGTGTCTGA